One region of Catenuloplanes indicus genomic DNA includes:
- a CDS encoding ROK family transcriptional regulator, with the protein MDPKRTTVRDVRRANRSVLLSSLYRSGPVSRHELAQVTALSQASVSNLIGEMVAEGLVEEAGSVDSDGGRPRILLRVAPGFGHVIGADVGETRVQVELFDLAMTPLAKAEYPILATRPAPGDVLDCLRDGLTSVITQGGVDPGTVLGLGVAVSGVVGSDAVVHAQTLGWDGVPLGAMLREITGIPVLVDNGAKTLGQAEMWFGAGRGARHAVVALVGSGVGAAVIADGASYRGAHSSAGEWGHTPIVYGGRACRCGAQGCLEAYIGAESVIDRYRTANRNRPAPGADEESALAAVLAASGTKAGAQVLADTAGYLGAGLATLVNLFNPERIVLGGWAGLALGQALLPQIREATARHALRRPFEQVTIELCQLGPDAVAMGAATLPVARLIADGGTRGTTPTSRPVTARPASRRRR; encoded by the coding sequence ATGGACCCGAAACGGACCACGGTACGCGACGTGCGCCGCGCCAACCGTTCCGTGCTGCTGAGCAGCCTCTACCGCAGCGGGCCGGTCTCCCGGCACGAGCTGGCCCAGGTCACCGCGCTCAGCCAGGCCAGCGTCAGCAATCTGATCGGCGAGATGGTCGCGGAGGGCCTGGTCGAGGAGGCCGGCTCGGTCGACTCCGACGGCGGACGCCCGCGCATCCTGCTGCGCGTCGCACCCGGCTTCGGTCACGTCATCGGCGCGGACGTCGGCGAGACCCGGGTGCAGGTGGAGTTGTTCGACCTGGCCATGACGCCGCTGGCCAAGGCCGAGTACCCGATCCTGGCGACCCGGCCGGCACCGGGCGACGTGCTGGACTGCCTGCGCGACGGTCTCACTTCGGTCATCACCCAGGGCGGCGTCGACCCCGGCACCGTGCTCGGCCTCGGCGTCGCGGTCTCCGGCGTGGTCGGCTCCGACGCCGTCGTGCACGCGCAGACGCTCGGCTGGGACGGGGTGCCGCTCGGCGCGATGCTCCGCGAGATCACCGGCATCCCGGTGCTGGTCGACAACGGCGCGAAGACGCTCGGCCAGGCCGAGATGTGGTTCGGCGCCGGGCGGGGTGCCCGGCACGCCGTGGTCGCGCTGGTCGGCTCCGGCGTCGGCGCCGCGGTCATCGCGGACGGCGCGTCCTACCGCGGCGCGCACTCCAGCGCGGGGGAGTGGGGACACACCCCGATCGTGTACGGCGGGCGGGCGTGCCGCTGCGGCGCACAGGGCTGCCTCGAGGCGTACATCGGCGCGGAATCCGTGATCGACCGCTACCGGACCGCGAACCGGAACCGGCCCGCACCCGGCGCGGACGAGGAGTCCGCGCTCGCGGCCGTGCTCGCCGCCTCCGGTACCAAGGCCGGCGCACAGGTGCTCGCGGACACCGCCGGGTACCTCGGCGCCGGCCTGGCCACGCTGGTCAACCTGTTCAACCCGGAACGGATCGTGCTCGGCGGCTGGGCCGGCCTCGCGCTCGGCCAGGCGCTGTTGCCGCAGATCCGCGAGGCCACCGCCCGGCACGCGCTGCGCCGCCCGTTCGAGCAGGTCACCATCGAGCTGTGCCAGCTCGGCCCGGACGCGGTCGCGATGGGCGCGGCCACCCTCCCGGTCGCCCGCCTGATCGCCGACGGCGGCACCCGCGGCACCACGCCCACCAGCCGCCCGGTGACCGCCCGCCCGGCCTCGCGCCGGCGTCGCTGA
- a CDS encoding TetR/AcrR family transcriptional regulator, producing MTEEPRRRRADARRNVDALLEAARTVFATSGVDAPAKEITDLAGVGVGTLYRHFPQRSDLVKAVVEAGIDAVADAGPQLSAAHPPVEALHLWAQRFAELLATKRGLASALHSGGAAFAGLPGYFVARLGPALAALLDAGRADGSIRDDVVADEVLHAITALCRPIPGHEPHYHQRIVAVFIDGLRRT from the coding sequence ATGACCGAGGAACCCCGCCGCCGGCGCGCGGACGCCCGGCGCAACGTGGACGCGCTCCTGGAGGCCGCGCGCACGGTCTTCGCGACCTCGGGCGTGGACGCGCCGGCGAAGGAGATCACCGACCTGGCCGGCGTCGGCGTGGGTACGCTCTACCGGCACTTCCCCCAGCGGTCCGACCTGGTCAAGGCCGTGGTCGAGGCCGGCATCGACGCGGTCGCGGACGCCGGCCCGCAGCTGAGCGCCGCGCACCCGCCGGTCGAGGCGCTGCACCTGTGGGCGCAACGCTTCGCCGAGTTGCTCGCCACCAAACGCGGCCTCGCGTCCGCACTGCACTCCGGTGGCGCGGCGTTCGCCGGCCTGCCCGGCTACTTCGTGGCCCGCCTCGGCCCCGCCCTCGCGGCCCTGCTCGACGCCGGGCGGGCGGACGGCTCGATCCGCGACGACGTCGTGGCCGACGAGGTGCTGCACGCGATCACCGCGCTGTGCCGCCCGATCCCCGGCCACGAGCCGCACTACCACCAGCGCATCGTGGCGGTCTTCATCGACGGCCTGCGCCGGACGTGA